In one window of Legionella fallonii LLAP-10 DNA:
- a CDS encoding leucine-rich repeat domain-containing protein — protein sequence MILLRDGKILSKVFPEDIKEDGFFDVPESVKSIGSYFEVFMTCSNLLTNVTLSKRVEYIGECAFSGCTNIENVIFEGGRTEIHCNAFLGCNIKTITLVNSTLFIDSEELKKCQVDAIAIFADDQRERWRIFHSLPKSLQDKVISSELMQKIKKIIEDEVSRITKMPEINPTYPYLNTKMPNEMFVEINSFMVDNIAAYLRRVPVPQNNAELQDYKKRVASAADKLVKKTQSLDILKENFKEHLKKMEVNETALRLQGKKDAADVTKKLCEKITNSYQHTFFSSPTQFKQECNTATAAAFPPLKQHSDGEHSLMMIPLGKSFLGISPILLSTGYQFITKTYSFFSKTDKEVSALEKTIEELSDTQQELMTYLWQ from the coding sequence ATGATATTATTGCGTGATGGTAAGATTCTGTCGAAGGTTTTTCCTGAAGATATCAAAGAAGATGGTTTTTTTGATGTTCCAGAAAGTGTCAAAAGCATAGGTTCATATTTCGAAGTATTTATGACATGTAGCAATTTGCTAACAAATGTTACCCTTTCCAAGAGGGTTGAATATATTGGTGAGTGTGCCTTTTCTGGATGCACCAATATAGAAAACGTTATTTTCGAGGGCGGGCGTACGGAGATTCATTGTAACGCATTTTTGGGATGTAACATAAAAACGATTACTCTTGTGAATTCGACACTTTTTATTGATTCTGAAGAATTAAAAAAATGCCAAGTGGATGCGATCGCGATATTCGCAGATGATCAGCGAGAAAGATGGAGGATTTTTCATTCATTGCCCAAGAGTTTGCAAGATAAGGTAATATCCAGTGAGTTGATGCAAAAAATCAAAAAAATCATAGAGGACGAAGTTTCCCGAATTACGAAGATGCCAGAAATAAATCCGACGTATCCTTATTTAAATACCAAGATGCCCAATGAGATGTTTGTCGAAATAAACAGTTTTATGGTTGATAATATTGCAGCCTACTTAAGACGGGTTCCCGTACCTCAAAATAACGCCGAGTTGCAGGATTATAAGAAAAGAGTAGCGAGTGCTGCTGATAAGCTCGTCAAAAAAACGCAATCCCTGGATATTTTGAAAGAGAATTTTAAGGAGCACTTAAAAAAAATGGAGGTTAATGAAACTGCGTTACGTCTGCAAGGAAAAAAAGACGCTGCGGATGTAACAAAAAAACTGTGTGAAAAAATAACTAACAGCTATCAGCACACATTTTTTAGCAGTCCGACACAGTTTAAGCAAGAATGTAATACAGCAACAGCTGCCGCGTTCCCTCCGTTGAAACAGCATTCGGATGGGGAACATTCTTTAATGATGATACCTCTTGGTAAGAGTTTTTTGGGGATATCTCCAATTTTACTGAGTACTGGTTATCAGTTCATTACCAAAACATACTCTTTCTTCAGCAAAACTGACAAAGAAGTTAGTGCATTGGAGAAAACCATCGAGGAGCTGTCAGACACACAACAAGAGCTGATGACTTATCTGTGGCAGTAA
- a CDS encoding sterol desaturase family protein: protein MMQLFQMFVSISSLSILNSQFINQILSFSEVQRDVVSSLKKLVKNSDYYSMPNDGGILLIGILIFFILIGLEYGYGVIKNKNNYRLNDSISSLSQGLLSQLFDAISRQFFTLGIFIIIYQSTPHLHITHFWYTWYGIISAVIFYDFCDYWLHRASHRVALLWAAHVVHHQSQSFNFTTSLRQETFYMLPGFVFYIPLPLLGVPPDLFALSGIVVLYYQFWIHTEHIGKLGILEQLISTPSNHRVHHGVNEKYINKNYGAILIIWDRLFGTYQEETEKPIYGTLHPLNSWCPIKTITQVYSLLIKRALNTKGFLNRIKIFYKPPEWNSAANPSVSMQDIKEIATYDPPISKLSKWIAGSLFVIFFICSLYFILLSEHFSLWPGLGCAITILTGLYCVGLLIDKPQKK from the coding sequence ATGATGCAATTATTTCAAATGTTCGTTTCGATATCATCTTTATCTATTCTTAATAGTCAATTTATAAATCAGATATTAAGTTTTTCAGAGGTTCAACGCGATGTGGTCTCTTCCTTAAAAAAGCTGGTAAAAAATTCAGATTATTATTCAATGCCTAATGATGGTGGTATTTTACTTATAGGCATTCTTATTTTTTTTATATTGATTGGCTTAGAGTATGGGTATGGAGTAATTAAAAATAAAAATAACTATCGATTAAATGACTCCATTAGCTCTCTGAGTCAGGGGTTGTTGTCCCAGCTTTTTGACGCGATATCTAGACAGTTCTTCACTCTTGGTATATTTATTATTATTTATCAATCAACTCCCCATTTACATATTACCCACTTTTGGTACACATGGTATGGCATTATCTCTGCGGTAATTTTTTATGATTTTTGTGATTATTGGTTACATCGAGCCAGCCACCGGGTTGCTCTATTATGGGCTGCTCATGTAGTCCATCATCAAAGCCAGTCTTTTAATTTTACAACCAGCCTGAGGCAAGAAACTTTTTATATGCTTCCGGGATTTGTTTTTTATATTCCCTTGCCATTACTAGGGGTTCCTCCTGATTTATTTGCTCTGTCTGGTATTGTTGTTTTGTATTATCAATTTTGGATTCATACAGAACATATTGGTAAACTTGGCATATTGGAGCAATTAATATCAACGCCCTCGAATCATCGAGTTCATCATGGAGTTAATGAAAAATACATCAATAAAAACTATGGCGCTATCCTAATCATTTGGGATAGGCTGTTTGGAACCTATCAGGAGGAAACCGAAAAACCAATATATGGCACGTTGCATCCATTAAACAGCTGGTGTCCTATAAAAACGATTACCCAAGTCTATAGCCTATTAATTAAGCGTGCTTTAAACACTAAAGGCTTTTTGAATAGAATCAAGATTTTCTACAAACCACCTGAATGGAATAGTGCTGCTAACCCTAGTGTCTCAATGCAGGATATCAAAGAGATCGCTACTTATGATCCACCTATTAGCAAACTCTCAAAATGGATAGCGGGGAGCTTATTTGTTATTTTTTTTATTTGTTCTCTTTATTTTATTTTATTGAGCGAACATTTTTCATTATGGCCCGGATTAGGTTGTGCTATCACGATTCTAACTGGCTTATATTGTGTTGGTTTGCTTATTGATAAACCTCAAAAAAAATAA
- a CDS encoding outer membrane protein, translating to MNANRLVIGAFSSLLCSSAFSGAMGPSVIASDWTQVMTLSMGPIWSDKGDTQTFFLAPEIEKTYTADNSTSSLFNGEFFYGWQRRINAKFQGQIGLAVAATTNTAISGEIWDDADPEFNNYIYSYKINHTHVALKGKLLADVGYIVSPYISGSIGVGFNRAHDFTNTPIIFEAITNPNFASRTQTAFSYTIGVGVQKALNERWQVGVGYELADWGQSQLGLAMGQTLGNGLSQSHTYTNGVLFSISCVG from the coding sequence ATGAATGCAAATAGGTTAGTTATAGGAGCTTTCAGTTCTCTTTTATGTAGTAGTGCATTTTCTGGTGCAATGGGACCATCCGTCATAGCAAGTGATTGGACACAAGTTATGACATTAAGCATGGGACCTATTTGGAGTGATAAGGGCGATACTCAAACCTTTTTCCTTGCTCCCGAAATTGAAAAAACATACACGGCAGATAACAGTACAAGCTCTCTATTTAATGGCGAATTTTTCTATGGTTGGCAGCGCCGAATAAATGCTAAATTTCAAGGGCAAATTGGTCTAGCAGTGGCTGCTACTACTAATACTGCAATTTCTGGCGAGATTTGGGATGATGCCGATCCTGAATTTAATAATTATATTTATTCTTATAAAATTAATCATACTCATGTAGCGTTGAAAGGAAAGCTGCTTGCCGATGTAGGCTATATAGTATCGCCTTATATTAGCGGAAGTATCGGAGTTGGATTTAATCGTGCCCATGATTTTACTAATACCCCAATTATTTTTGAAGCAATCACTAATCCCAACTTTGCCTCTCGTACACAAACTGCATTTAGTTATACTATAGGCGTTGGTGTACAAAAAGCACTCAATGAACGTTGGCAAGTAGGTGTAGGTTATGAGTTGGCGGATTGGGGACAAAGCCAGTTAGGTCTCGCCATGGGACAAACATTAGGTAATGGCCTATCTCAATCCCACACGTACACAAATGGCGTATTATTTAGTATAAGTTGTGTTGGATGA
- a CDS encoding PAS domain-containing protein, with protein MKKILWQEIYQLKLHVITNKILFKQNMIETISSKMSVPSQQELLYQLMTSEERYQNFMNATSDAIFVHNLKGQILDVNNVACSSLGYTRQELINSYAWEIEIAITQETIKQNTLNLANGPINLEGIHRRKDGTTFPVDVRLSIFRSMGEQFVLAIVRDISEQKRAETTIRKLTSALDQSPVLIIITDKAGTIDYVNKRVIEKTGYDYHEVVGQSLPILHSEKNYMESYKSILEGVTEGNEWRGTLQIKSKSGEYLQLSAIFSPLLDENNKEITHYLHSLFNCSI; from the coding sequence ATGAAAAAAATATTGTGGCAAGAAATTTATCAATTGAAACTGCACGTAATTACGAATAAAATATTATTTAAACAGAATATGATTGAAACGATATCTAGTAAAATGAGTGTTCCTAGTCAGCAAGAATTACTTTATCAATTAATGACAAGTGAAGAGCGTTATCAAAATTTTATGAATGCTACTTCAGACGCCATTTTTGTGCATAACTTAAAGGGACAAATCCTGGATGTTAATAATGTAGCATGCTCCTCTTTAGGTTATACTCGTCAAGAACTAATTAATTCATATGCTTGGGAAATAGAAATTGCCATTACTCAAGAAACAATTAAACAAAATACATTAAATCTCGCTAATGGACCAATTAATCTAGAAGGCATTCATAGAAGAAAAGATGGAACAACCTTTCCTGTTGATGTTAGATTAAGCATATTTCGTTCTATGGGTGAGCAATTCGTATTAGCTATCGTTAGAGATATATCAGAGCAGAAACGTGCGGAAACAACCATCAGAAAATTAACCAGCGCTTTAGATCAAAGTCCAGTACTAATTATAATTACTGATAAGGCAGGAACAATTGACTATGTAAATAAACGAGTTATTGAGAAAACAGGTTATGATTATCATGAAGTCGTAGGTCAAAGCTTGCCAATTTTACACTCAGAAAAAAACTACATGGAAAGTTATAAATCTATTTTGGAAGGAGTAACTGAGGGAAATGAATGGCGTGGAACATTGCAAATCAAAAGTAAAAGCGGCGAATATCTTCAGCTATCAGCAATTTTTTCGCCACTACTCGATGAAAATAATAAAGAAATCACTCATTATTTACACTCACTATTTAACTGTAGCATTTGA
- a CDS encoding leucine-rich repeat domain-containing protein: MPYFNELTQETTLSGLTNVSGDELIRTIFRINKNTTHLDMKWNNFGIRASSESQTAFENLNDKIKFVTLRGNGLGKKAGEDAASIFSSFKHATHMDLSFNDLDVQKDLAIGLKGFASTQVVSLDLNSNNLGYKDNEQTRSAVAVLIGLKSLNMSYNKLDRNSEEELQTLCLAFPGNLEHLDISNNNLGGKIKVIRKLPKNITSLNISDNAIDQLAVKEINNLNDSLTHLQTLYISNDEFNKMTLEQKKAWKPIFTAINKVVFLNSAGKEVIPEQSHFTTNREVFFVRNDDPKEQNKVESFKSFAKSISNGLRK; the protein is encoded by the coding sequence ATGCCTTATTTTAATGAACTTACCCAAGAAACCACTCTTTCTGGATTAACTAATGTAAGCGGTGATGAGTTAATTCGTACTATTTTCAGAATCAACAAAAACACAACGCATCTTGATATGAAATGGAATAATTTTGGTATAAGAGCGAGTAGCGAATCGCAAACAGCATTCGAAAACTTGAATGACAAGATAAAATTTGTAACTTTACGTGGAAATGGTTTAGGTAAAAAAGCAGGAGAAGACGCAGCATCTATTTTCTCATCATTCAAGCACGCTACTCATATGGATTTAAGCTTTAATGACCTTGATGTTCAAAAAGATCTGGCTATTGGATTAAAAGGTTTTGCCTCAACTCAAGTCGTTTCATTGGATCTGAATTCTAATAATTTAGGTTATAAAGATAATGAGCAAACCAGGAGTGCTGTTGCTGTGCTTATAGGCTTAAAATCATTGAATATGAGTTACAACAAATTGGATAGGAATAGTGAAGAAGAACTACAAACACTGTGTTTGGCTTTTCCTGGTAACTTAGAGCATCTTGATATAAGCAACAATAATTTAGGCGGTAAAATTAAAGTAATTAGAAAATTACCTAAAAATATCACCTCTTTAAATATTAGTGATAATGCCATCGATCAATTAGCTGTTAAGGAAATTAATAATCTAAACGATTCATTAACTCATTTGCAAACACTTTATATCAGTAATGATGAATTCAACAAAATGACCTTGGAGCAAAAAAAGGCCTGGAAACCTATTTTCACAGCCATAAATAAAGTTGTTTTTCTTAATTCAGCTGGAAAAGAAGTGATACCTGAGCAATCTCATTTTACAACCAATCGGGAAGTTTTTTTTGTACGAAATGATGACCCAAAGGAGCAGAATAAAGTTGAGTCGTTTAAGAGTTTTGCGAAATCAATTTCTAATGGGCTACGAAAATAA
- the ankI gene encoding Dot/Icm T4SS effector AnkI/LegAS4, translating to MRVIWSDDEPSTLQKFNYLNHKWEDSFSIMVSDFDRIVEEQQQQNKTSTAPPFKEPLPQHPILGQQHFKQQPPTKRSKIEEPISSIPSAPSQVFPFTPSEIANLFATPDELIQPPIYWTPLPASSTDTFQKPEHLAESMEQGEGYWCGDKYNSAFGGYPFQKIFSEVIEISDDEETDLLSPLTDEKSLDAAGEKEDEQPKIATKSTDNASATTKHSFFSSKQKGKEKVKDCPEYEEKMKLMEELGIDNMTPEDYIPTDLDKPNLVYVGKVDLLKNFGGRGLFAKQDIPANTCIGVYTGERFASKEEFDTYLSEHPDKNNNYAMNVGKKVVDAAVKGNFTRYANFSDSQENAFYQLDIVNEKTVVTIITNRAIKKDEQILVNYNEYKPEISESYCFLNPEDGCHSAQELHCNNGQHYSLLPIDSPIELLKLEKDECLYAASIGKLVFANKPLPKKITCPVDLLFLRTNSQHDILDFDKADTFTPLMLACYKGQLANVQTLMKHKANVNRQQHSTGNCPLFFALAGYAEQTSASKKALYLKILTHLIDHGANILTHDRHDMTFIHKAIATLSTEDFKSLVSFLHKKHRKNFTRSFDYITVDDFDNVLYCLSIKSLDKAEILLNQYPKSFKENCNRKNKEETIWYVEAFQKIIQDYNESEKEMLLVLLNKYNAPAELIDMLNVTQTRQNSPIF from the coding sequence ATGAGAGTAATTTGGTCCGATGATGAACCGAGTACATTACAAAAATTTAACTACCTTAACCACAAATGGGAAGACTCTTTTTCTATAATGGTAAGCGATTTCGATAGGATTGTAGAGGAGCAGCAACAACAAAATAAAACTTCAACAGCACCACCTTTCAAAGAGCCCCTCCCTCAGCATCCAATTTTAGGGCAACAGCATTTTAAGCAACAACCACCTACAAAACGCAGTAAAATAGAAGAGCCTATCTCTAGCATCCCATCAGCGCCAAGCCAAGTATTTCCATTTACCCCAAGTGAAATAGCCAACCTATTCGCTACCCCAGACGAATTAATACAACCCCCTATATACTGGACTCCCCTACCTGCATCATCAACTGATACATTCCAGAAACCAGAACACCTAGCAGAATCAATGGAACAAGGTGAAGGATATTGGTGTGGAGACAAATATAATTCTGCTTTTGGAGGCTATCCTTTTCAAAAAATTTTCTCTGAGGTTATAGAGATAAGTGACGATGAGGAGACGGACCTTTTATCGCCATTAACAGATGAAAAATCTCTTGATGCTGCCGGAGAAAAAGAAGATGAGCAACCAAAAATAGCCACTAAAAGTACAGACAACGCCTCTGCTACAACAAAACATTCATTTTTTTCATCCAAGCAGAAAGGAAAAGAGAAGGTCAAAGACTGTCCTGAATATGAAGAAAAAATGAAACTAATGGAAGAACTGGGCATTGATAATATGACACCAGAGGATTATATCCCCACTGATTTAGATAAGCCCAATCTGGTTTATGTAGGTAAAGTAGATTTACTAAAAAATTTTGGCGGACGAGGCTTATTTGCTAAACAAGATATTCCTGCTAACACCTGTATTGGAGTCTATACTGGAGAGCGTTTTGCATCCAAAGAAGAATTTGACACCTACCTTAGTGAACATCCTGATAAAAATAATAACTATGCAATGAATGTGGGTAAAAAGGTTGTAGATGCGGCTGTTAAGGGAAATTTTACTCGTTATGCTAATTTTTCTGATAGCCAAGAAAATGCCTTTTATCAGTTAGATATTGTAAATGAAAAAACAGTAGTAACTATAATTACAAACAGAGCCATTAAAAAAGACGAGCAAATTCTTGTCAATTATAATGAATACAAACCTGAAATATCTGAGAGTTATTGTTTTTTAAATCCAGAAGATGGTTGTCACTCCGCACAAGAGTTACACTGTAATAATGGGCAACATTATAGTTTATTACCAATAGACTCCCCAATAGAGTTATTGAAACTTGAAAAAGATGAGTGTCTCTATGCAGCATCTATAGGCAAACTGGTTTTTGCAAATAAGCCTCTGCCGAAAAAAATAACCTGTCCAGTCGATCTTCTCTTTCTTAGAACAAATTCACAACATGACATTCTTGATTTTGATAAAGCGGATACATTTACTCCATTAATGCTCGCTTGCTATAAAGGGCAATTAGCTAATGTACAAACGCTCATGAAACATAAAGCGAATGTCAATCGTCAACAACACAGTACAGGAAACTGTCCGTTATTTTTTGCATTAGCAGGCTATGCTGAGCAAACAAGTGCTAGTAAAAAAGCACTTTATTTAAAGATACTAACTCATTTGATAGACCATGGAGCTAATATACTCACCCATGATAGACACGATATGACTTTTATCCATAAAGCGATTGCAACACTCTCAACTGAGGATTTTAAAAGTCTGGTATCTTTTTTACACAAAAAACACCGTAAAAACTTTACGCGTTCCTTTGATTATATCACTGTAGATGATTTCGATAATGTTTTATATTGTCTTAGTATTAAATCACTAGATAAGGCGGAGATTTTACTCAATCAGTATCCTAAGTCATTCAAAGAAAATTGTAACCGAAAGAATAAAGAGGAAACGATTTGGTACGTTGAGGCATTCCAAAAAATAATCCAAGATTATAATGAAAGCGAGAAAGAAATGCTTCTAGTGCTACTCAACAAGTATAATGCTCCAGCTGAATTAATCGATATGCTAAACGTCACGCAAACACGACAAAATAGCCCTATATTCTAA